The proteins below come from a single Ostrinia nubilalis chromosome Z, ilOstNubi1.1, whole genome shotgun sequence genomic window:
- the LOC135086844 gene encoding ankyrin repeat domain-containing protein 11 isoform X6 — MGKSANSLQDEYFRARWYARRMSTSRSRDSSRIQVLAPMSERQQLALVMQISSREAQPAAPVPPSPPPVKKRSKHHRSERSGSSHHSSRSHGHSKKHGHHGRSHGDSARSSHSSRSRDDSGKKGGNASSHSDSSSKRSNMDGLAQGEHFDSKENSSQDKSSADSRDGKNSGGAQLSSGVVSSTQDESSGSSKKTYGDESQEAEAAEDEVSKRKKRKENDDKEPMAKPAPVARGGPGRVLTGSKPPGPASKTGVSQLGKGSSSQSSSKGSSSSKGLQSQGKGGGKVSTQGTHQGKSSGSKSSGQSSKQDRKSPVASPKPHGKDNTDDGDEPKSETAAPKVPPLKIVIPGGASNSGNRNEQEGDGGSGQRGGGKGRGSVSTLPYVIPCTSADAGQTSDSSDGICEEKRSGEGGKGQDADHSTGGGRSESNTSVELHPRKRKIKASKDSHSRDNSKNDASESSSASHNITHSNPYQMYLHIRKQIDKRQKGLFPVKPKPPKDFNKYLMNRCTYTLQSNVNPEPQIEIPINLPSQMVNEFTTQEKERTRLRIQHLVEKEKLVLAVEQEILRVHGRAERAVANQALPFSVCTMLRDNEVYNVLAPEQEEKRNAQRSRCNGRQINSWLQEVDDKWEKIKVGMLRRQHTEAETLHAVQMMGWEWKLKELGICDYKTTPKIDPTHVPQIHVSNFDLPA, encoded by the exons ATGGGGAAATCTGCCAATTCTTTACAGGATGAATACTTCAGA GCTCGTTGGTATGCCCGGAGGATGTCGACGTCTCGTTCGCGGGACTCATCCCGTATCCAAGTCCTAGCTCCTATGTCCGAGAGACAACAGCTAGCACTCGTGATGCAGATATCATCCCGAGAAGCCCAACCAG CCGCTCCAGTCCCGCCCAGCCCCCCTCCAGTGAAGAAACGTTCCAAACATCATCGTAGTGAGCGGTCTGGGTCATCACATCACTCATCAAGAAGTCATGGTCACAGTAAGAAACACGGACATCATGGGCGCTCTCATGGAG ATAGCGCGAGATCATCACATTCAAGTCGATCAAGGGATGACAGTGGCAAGAAAGGTGGCAATGCAAGTTCACACAGTGACAGCTCAAGCAAACGCAGCAACATGGACGGCCTAGCCCAGGGCGAACACTTCGATAGTAAGGAGAATTCTTCACAGGACAAGAGTAGTGCTGACAGTAGAGATGGTAAAAATTCGG GAGGAGCCCAACTTAGTAGTGGAGTTGTGTCCTCTACTCAAGATGAGTCCAGTGGGTCTTCTAAGAAAACGTACGGCGACGAGAGTCAAGAGGCGGAAGCAGCGGAAGATGAGGTCTCCAAGAGGAAGAAGAGGAAAGAAAACGACGACAAGGAACCCATGGCAAAGCCGGCTCCGGTAGCTCGAGGCGGCCCTGGACG GGTTCTCACCGGCTCCAAACCACCGGGCCCGGCGAGCAAAACCGGCGTGTCACAGCTAGGCAAGGGCAGCTCTTCGCAAAGCTCGAGCAAGGGCAGCTCCAGCTCCAAAGGTCTGCAATCCCAGGGCAAAGGCGGCGGCAAGGTCAGCACACAGGGCACTCATCAG GGTAAATCCTCTGGGTCGAAGAGCTCGGGACAGTCGAGCAAGCAAGACAGGAAGAGCCCCGTGGCGAGCCCGAAGCCGCACGGGAAAGACAACACGGACGACGGGGACGAGCCGAAGAGCGAGACCGCCGCGCCCAAGGTGCCGCCGCTCAAGATCGTCATCCCGGGAGGGGCCAGTAACTCAGGAAACAGGAATGAGCAAGAAGGTGATG GGGGTTCCggccagcgcggcggcggcaAGGGGCGCGGGAGCGTGTCCACCCTGCCCTACGTCATCCCTTGCACCAGCGCCGACGCCGGCCAGACCTCCGACAGCTCCGATGGAATCTGCGAGGAAAAGCGCTCGGGCGAAGGCGGAAAG GGGCAGGATGCAGACCACTCGACGGGCGGCGGGAGATCTGAGTCAA ATACATCGGTAGAACTACACCCGAGGAAGAGGAAGATCAAAGCCTCTAAGGACAGCCACTCGCGGGACAATTCGAAGAACGACGCGTCCGAGAGCAGCTCTGCTAGTCACAACATAACCCATTCGAACCCTTATCAAATGTATCTGCATATTCGTAAACAG ATTGATAAGCGTCAAAAGGGGTTATTCCCTGTGAAGCCGAAGCCGCCAAAGGATTTCAACAAATACCTGATGAATCGCTGCACTTACACGCTCCAAAGCAATGTGAATCCTGAGCCTCAGATCGAGATACCAATCAACCTCCCATCTCAGATGGTCAACGAATTTACGACCCAGGAAAAAGAAAG AACTCGACTGCGTATACAACACCTGGTGGAGAAAGAAAAACTTGTGCTGGCTGTCGAACAAGAGATTCTGAGGGTGCACGGGCGCGCCGAGCGTGCCGTTGCGAATCAA GCTCTTCCTTTCTCCGTGTGCACAATGCTGCGTGACAACGAGGTGTACAACGTGTTGGCCCCCGAGCAGGAGGAGAAACGGAACGCGCAACGATCCCGCTGCAACGGCAGACAGATCAACTCCTGGCTGCAGGAAGTCGACGACAAGTGGGAAAAGATTAAA GTCGGCATGCTTCGACGCCAGCACACGGAAGCAGAGACTCTGCACGCAGTCCAGATGATGGGATGGGAGTGGAAGCTCAAGGAACTGGGCATATGCGACTACAAGACAACGCCCAAGATAGACCCGACGCATGTGCCTCAAATTCATGTGTCGAATTTTGATTTGCCCGCTTGA
- the LOC135086844 gene encoding ankyrin repeat domain-containing protein 11 isoform X3, protein MGKSANSLQDEYFRARWYARRMSTSRSRDSSRIQVLAPMSERQQLALVMQISSREAQPAAPVPPSPPPVKKRSKHHRSERSGSSHHSSRSHGHSKKHGHHGRSHGDSARSSHSSRSRDDSGKKGGNASSHSDSSSKRSNMDGLAQGEHFDSKENSSQDKSSADSRDGKNSGGAQLSSGVVSSTQDESSGSSKKTYGDESQEAEAAEDEVSKRKKRKENDDKEPMAKPAPVARGGPGRVLTGSKPPGPASKTGVSQLGKGSSSQSSSKGSSSSKGLQSQGKGGGKVSTQGTHQGKSSGSKSSGQSSKQDRKSPVASPKPHGKDNTDDGDEPKSETAAPKVPPLKIVIPGGASNSGNRNEQEGDGGSGQRGGGKGRGSVSTLPYVIPCTSADAGQTSDSSDGICEEKRSGEGGKAGQRVLRSHRTNDGDKDKERASPHTGSDGRGGQSHSALNSNKSPTPSGSGQDADHSTGGGRSESKLHPRKRKIKASKDSHSRDNSKNDASESSSASHNITHSNPYQMYLHIRKQIDKRQKGLFPVKPKPPKDFNKYLMNRCTYTLQSNVNPEPQIEIPINLPSQMVNEFTTQEKERTRLRIQHLVEKEKLVLAVEQEILRVHGRAERAVANQALPFSVCTMLRDNEVYNVLAPEQEEKRNAQRSRCNGRQINSWLQEVDDKWEKIKVGMLRRQHTEAETLHAVQMMGWEWKLKELGICDYKTTPKIDPTHVPQIHVSNFDLPA, encoded by the exons ATGGGGAAATCTGCCAATTCTTTACAGGATGAATACTTCAGA GCTCGTTGGTATGCCCGGAGGATGTCGACGTCTCGTTCGCGGGACTCATCCCGTATCCAAGTCCTAGCTCCTATGTCCGAGAGACAACAGCTAGCACTCGTGATGCAGATATCATCCCGAGAAGCCCAACCAG CCGCTCCAGTCCCGCCCAGCCCCCCTCCAGTGAAGAAACGTTCCAAACATCATCGTAGTGAGCGGTCTGGGTCATCACATCACTCATCAAGAAGTCATGGTCACAGTAAGAAACACGGACATCATGGGCGCTCTCATGGAG ATAGCGCGAGATCATCACATTCAAGTCGATCAAGGGATGACAGTGGCAAGAAAGGTGGCAATGCAAGTTCACACAGTGACAGCTCAAGCAAACGCAGCAACATGGACGGCCTAGCCCAGGGCGAACACTTCGATAGTAAGGAGAATTCTTCACAGGACAAGAGTAGTGCTGACAGTAGAGATGGTAAAAATTCGG GAGGAGCCCAACTTAGTAGTGGAGTTGTGTCCTCTACTCAAGATGAGTCCAGTGGGTCTTCTAAGAAAACGTACGGCGACGAGAGTCAAGAGGCGGAAGCAGCGGAAGATGAGGTCTCCAAGAGGAAGAAGAGGAAAGAAAACGACGACAAGGAACCCATGGCAAAGCCGGCTCCGGTAGCTCGAGGCGGCCCTGGACG GGTTCTCACCGGCTCCAAACCACCGGGCCCGGCGAGCAAAACCGGCGTGTCACAGCTAGGCAAGGGCAGCTCTTCGCAAAGCTCGAGCAAGGGCAGCTCCAGCTCCAAAGGTCTGCAATCCCAGGGCAAAGGCGGCGGCAAGGTCAGCACACAGGGCACTCATCAG GGTAAATCCTCTGGGTCGAAGAGCTCGGGACAGTCGAGCAAGCAAGACAGGAAGAGCCCCGTGGCGAGCCCGAAGCCGCACGGGAAAGACAACACGGACGACGGGGACGAGCCGAAGAGCGAGACCGCCGCGCCCAAGGTGCCGCCGCTCAAGATCGTCATCCCGGGAGGGGCCAGTAACTCAGGAAACAGGAATGAGCAAGAAGGTGATG GGGGTTCCggccagcgcggcggcggcaAGGGGCGCGGGAGCGTGTCCACCCTGCCCTACGTCATCCCTTGCACCAGCGCCGACGCCGGCCAGACCTCCGACAGCTCCGATGGAATCTGCGAGGAAAAGCGCTCGGGCGAAGGCGGAAAG gCTGGACAAAGGGTACTGCGTTCGCATAGGACAAACGATGGTGATAAGGACAAGGAGAGAGCGTCCCCGCACACGGGCTCTGACGGCCGGGGGGGACAGAGTCACTCGGCTTTGAATTCCAATAAAAGTCCCACACCATCCGGCTCT GGGCAGGATGCAGACCACTCGACGGGCGGCGGGAGATCTGAGTCAA AACTACACCCGAGGAAGAGGAAGATCAAAGCCTCTAAGGACAGCCACTCGCGGGACAATTCGAAGAACGACGCGTCCGAGAGCAGCTCTGCTAGTCACAACATAACCCATTCGAACCCTTATCAAATGTATCTGCATATTCGTAAACAG ATTGATAAGCGTCAAAAGGGGTTATTCCCTGTGAAGCCGAAGCCGCCAAAGGATTTCAACAAATACCTGATGAATCGCTGCACTTACACGCTCCAAAGCAATGTGAATCCTGAGCCTCAGATCGAGATACCAATCAACCTCCCATCTCAGATGGTCAACGAATTTACGACCCAGGAAAAAGAAAG AACTCGACTGCGTATACAACACCTGGTGGAGAAAGAAAAACTTGTGCTGGCTGTCGAACAAGAGATTCTGAGGGTGCACGGGCGCGCCGAGCGTGCCGTTGCGAATCAA GCTCTTCCTTTCTCCGTGTGCACAATGCTGCGTGACAACGAGGTGTACAACGTGTTGGCCCCCGAGCAGGAGGAGAAACGGAACGCGCAACGATCCCGCTGCAACGGCAGACAGATCAACTCCTGGCTGCAGGAAGTCGACGACAAGTGGGAAAAGATTAAA GTCGGCATGCTTCGACGCCAGCACACGGAAGCAGAGACTCTGCACGCAGTCCAGATGATGGGATGGGAGTGGAAGCTCAAGGAACTGGGCATATGCGACTACAAGACAACGCCCAAGATAGACCCGACGCATGTGCCTCAAATTCATGTGTCGAATTTTGATTTGCCCGCTTGA
- the LOC135086844 gene encoding ankyrin repeat domain-containing protein 11 isoform X1, translated as MGKSANSLQDEYFRARWYARRMSTSRSRDSSRIQVLAPMSERQQLALVMQISSREAQPAAPVPPSPPPVKKRSKHHRSERSGSSHHSSRSHGHSKKHGHHGRSHGDSARSSHSSRSRDDSGKKGGNASSHSDSSSKRSNMDGLAQGEHFDSKENSSQDKSSADSRDGKNSGGAQLSSGVVSSTQDESSGSSKKTYGDESQEAEAAEDEVSKRKKRKENDDKEPMAKPAPVARGGPGRVLTGSKPPGPASKTGVSQLGKGSSSQSSSKGSSSSKGLQSQGKGGGKVSTQGTHQGKSSGSKSSGQSSKQDRKSPVASPKPHGKDNTDDGDEPKSETAAPKVPPLKIVIPGGASNSGNRNEQEGDGGSGQRGGGKGRGSVSTLPYVIPCTSADAGQTSDSSDGICEEKRSGEGGKAGQRVLRSHRTNDGDKDKERASPHTGSDGRGGQSHSALNSNKSPTPSGSGQDADHSTGGGRSESNTSVELHPRKRKIKASKDSHSRDNSKNDASESSSASHNITHSNPYQMYLHIRKQIDKRQKGLFPVKPKPPKDFNKYLMNRCTYTLQSNVNPEPQIEIPINLPSQMVNEFTTQEKERTRLRIQHLVEKEKLVLAVEQEILRVHGRAERAVANQALPFSVCTMLRDNEVYNVLAPEQEEKRNAQRSRCNGRQINSWLQEVDDKWEKIKVGMLRRQHTEAETLHAVQMMGWEWKLKELGICDYKTTPKIDPTHVPQIHVSNFDLPA; from the exons ATGGGGAAATCTGCCAATTCTTTACAGGATGAATACTTCAGA GCTCGTTGGTATGCCCGGAGGATGTCGACGTCTCGTTCGCGGGACTCATCCCGTATCCAAGTCCTAGCTCCTATGTCCGAGAGACAACAGCTAGCACTCGTGATGCAGATATCATCCCGAGAAGCCCAACCAG CCGCTCCAGTCCCGCCCAGCCCCCCTCCAGTGAAGAAACGTTCCAAACATCATCGTAGTGAGCGGTCTGGGTCATCACATCACTCATCAAGAAGTCATGGTCACAGTAAGAAACACGGACATCATGGGCGCTCTCATGGAG ATAGCGCGAGATCATCACATTCAAGTCGATCAAGGGATGACAGTGGCAAGAAAGGTGGCAATGCAAGTTCACACAGTGACAGCTCAAGCAAACGCAGCAACATGGACGGCCTAGCCCAGGGCGAACACTTCGATAGTAAGGAGAATTCTTCACAGGACAAGAGTAGTGCTGACAGTAGAGATGGTAAAAATTCGG GAGGAGCCCAACTTAGTAGTGGAGTTGTGTCCTCTACTCAAGATGAGTCCAGTGGGTCTTCTAAGAAAACGTACGGCGACGAGAGTCAAGAGGCGGAAGCAGCGGAAGATGAGGTCTCCAAGAGGAAGAAGAGGAAAGAAAACGACGACAAGGAACCCATGGCAAAGCCGGCTCCGGTAGCTCGAGGCGGCCCTGGACG GGTTCTCACCGGCTCCAAACCACCGGGCCCGGCGAGCAAAACCGGCGTGTCACAGCTAGGCAAGGGCAGCTCTTCGCAAAGCTCGAGCAAGGGCAGCTCCAGCTCCAAAGGTCTGCAATCCCAGGGCAAAGGCGGCGGCAAGGTCAGCACACAGGGCACTCATCAG GGTAAATCCTCTGGGTCGAAGAGCTCGGGACAGTCGAGCAAGCAAGACAGGAAGAGCCCCGTGGCGAGCCCGAAGCCGCACGGGAAAGACAACACGGACGACGGGGACGAGCCGAAGAGCGAGACCGCCGCGCCCAAGGTGCCGCCGCTCAAGATCGTCATCCCGGGAGGGGCCAGTAACTCAGGAAACAGGAATGAGCAAGAAGGTGATG GGGGTTCCggccagcgcggcggcggcaAGGGGCGCGGGAGCGTGTCCACCCTGCCCTACGTCATCCCTTGCACCAGCGCCGACGCCGGCCAGACCTCCGACAGCTCCGATGGAATCTGCGAGGAAAAGCGCTCGGGCGAAGGCGGAAAG gCTGGACAAAGGGTACTGCGTTCGCATAGGACAAACGATGGTGATAAGGACAAGGAGAGAGCGTCCCCGCACACGGGCTCTGACGGCCGGGGGGGACAGAGTCACTCGGCTTTGAATTCCAATAAAAGTCCCACACCATCCGGCTCT GGGCAGGATGCAGACCACTCGACGGGCGGCGGGAGATCTGAGTCAA ATACATCGGTAGAACTACACCCGAGGAAGAGGAAGATCAAAGCCTCTAAGGACAGCCACTCGCGGGACAATTCGAAGAACGACGCGTCCGAGAGCAGCTCTGCTAGTCACAACATAACCCATTCGAACCCTTATCAAATGTATCTGCATATTCGTAAACAG ATTGATAAGCGTCAAAAGGGGTTATTCCCTGTGAAGCCGAAGCCGCCAAAGGATTTCAACAAATACCTGATGAATCGCTGCACTTACACGCTCCAAAGCAATGTGAATCCTGAGCCTCAGATCGAGATACCAATCAACCTCCCATCTCAGATGGTCAACGAATTTACGACCCAGGAAAAAGAAAG AACTCGACTGCGTATACAACACCTGGTGGAGAAAGAAAAACTTGTGCTGGCTGTCGAACAAGAGATTCTGAGGGTGCACGGGCGCGCCGAGCGTGCCGTTGCGAATCAA GCTCTTCCTTTCTCCGTGTGCACAATGCTGCGTGACAACGAGGTGTACAACGTGTTGGCCCCCGAGCAGGAGGAGAAACGGAACGCGCAACGATCCCGCTGCAACGGCAGACAGATCAACTCCTGGCTGCAGGAAGTCGACGACAAGTGGGAAAAGATTAAA GTCGGCATGCTTCGACGCCAGCACACGGAAGCAGAGACTCTGCACGCAGTCCAGATGATGGGATGGGAGTGGAAGCTCAAGGAACTGGGCATATGCGACTACAAGACAACGCCCAAGATAGACCCGACGCATGTGCCTCAAATTCATGTGTCGAATTTTGATTTGCCCGCTTGA
- the LOC135086844 gene encoding hornerin isoform X2: protein MGKSANSLQDEYFRARWYARRMSTSRSRDSSRIQVLAPMSERQQLALVMQISSREAQPAAPVPPSPPPVKKRSKHHRSERSGSSHHSSRSHGHSKKHGHHGRSHGDSARSSHSSRSRDDSGKKGGNASSHSDSSSKRSNMDGLAQGEHFDSKENSSQDKSSADSRDGKNSGGAQLSSGVVSSTQDESSGSSKKTYGDESQEAEAAEDEVSKRKKRKENDDKEPMAKPAPVARGGPGRVLTGSKPPGPASKTGVSQLGKGSSSQSSSKGSSSSKGLQSQGKGGGKVSTQGTHQGKSSGSKSSGQSSKQDRKSPVASPKPHGKDNTDDGDEPKSETAAPKVPPLKIVIPGGASNSGNRNEQEGGSGQRGGGKGRGSVSTLPYVIPCTSADAGQTSDSSDGICEEKRSGEGGKAGQRVLRSHRTNDGDKDKERASPHTGSDGRGGQSHSALNSNKSPTPSGSGQDADHSTGGGRSESNTSVELHPRKRKIKASKDSHSRDNSKNDASESSSASHNITHSNPYQMYLHIRKQIDKRQKGLFPVKPKPPKDFNKYLMNRCTYTLQSNVNPEPQIEIPINLPSQMVNEFTTQEKERTRLRIQHLVEKEKLVLAVEQEILRVHGRAERAVANQALPFSVCTMLRDNEVYNVLAPEQEEKRNAQRSRCNGRQINSWLQEVDDKWEKIKVGMLRRQHTEAETLHAVQMMGWEWKLKELGICDYKTTPKIDPTHVPQIHVSNFDLPA from the exons ATGGGGAAATCTGCCAATTCTTTACAGGATGAATACTTCAGA GCTCGTTGGTATGCCCGGAGGATGTCGACGTCTCGTTCGCGGGACTCATCCCGTATCCAAGTCCTAGCTCCTATGTCCGAGAGACAACAGCTAGCACTCGTGATGCAGATATCATCCCGAGAAGCCCAACCAG CCGCTCCAGTCCCGCCCAGCCCCCCTCCAGTGAAGAAACGTTCCAAACATCATCGTAGTGAGCGGTCTGGGTCATCACATCACTCATCAAGAAGTCATGGTCACAGTAAGAAACACGGACATCATGGGCGCTCTCATGGAG ATAGCGCGAGATCATCACATTCAAGTCGATCAAGGGATGACAGTGGCAAGAAAGGTGGCAATGCAAGTTCACACAGTGACAGCTCAAGCAAACGCAGCAACATGGACGGCCTAGCCCAGGGCGAACACTTCGATAGTAAGGAGAATTCTTCACAGGACAAGAGTAGTGCTGACAGTAGAGATGGTAAAAATTCGG GAGGAGCCCAACTTAGTAGTGGAGTTGTGTCCTCTACTCAAGATGAGTCCAGTGGGTCTTCTAAGAAAACGTACGGCGACGAGAGTCAAGAGGCGGAAGCAGCGGAAGATGAGGTCTCCAAGAGGAAGAAGAGGAAAGAAAACGACGACAAGGAACCCATGGCAAAGCCGGCTCCGGTAGCTCGAGGCGGCCCTGGACG GGTTCTCACCGGCTCCAAACCACCGGGCCCGGCGAGCAAAACCGGCGTGTCACAGCTAGGCAAGGGCAGCTCTTCGCAAAGCTCGAGCAAGGGCAGCTCCAGCTCCAAAGGTCTGCAATCCCAGGGCAAAGGCGGCGGCAAGGTCAGCACACAGGGCACTCATCAG GGTAAATCCTCTGGGTCGAAGAGCTCGGGACAGTCGAGCAAGCAAGACAGGAAGAGCCCCGTGGCGAGCCCGAAGCCGCACGGGAAAGACAACACGGACGACGGGGACGAGCCGAAGAGCGAGACCGCCGCGCCCAAGGTGCCGCCGCTCAAGATCGTCATCCCGGGAGGGGCCAGTAACTCAGGAAACAGGAATGAGCAAGAAG GGGGTTCCggccagcgcggcggcggcaAGGGGCGCGGGAGCGTGTCCACCCTGCCCTACGTCATCCCTTGCACCAGCGCCGACGCCGGCCAGACCTCCGACAGCTCCGATGGAATCTGCGAGGAAAAGCGCTCGGGCGAAGGCGGAAAG gCTGGACAAAGGGTACTGCGTTCGCATAGGACAAACGATGGTGATAAGGACAAGGAGAGAGCGTCCCCGCACACGGGCTCTGACGGCCGGGGGGGACAGAGTCACTCGGCTTTGAATTCCAATAAAAGTCCCACACCATCCGGCTCT GGGCAGGATGCAGACCACTCGACGGGCGGCGGGAGATCTGAGTCAA ATACATCGGTAGAACTACACCCGAGGAAGAGGAAGATCAAAGCCTCTAAGGACAGCCACTCGCGGGACAATTCGAAGAACGACGCGTCCGAGAGCAGCTCTGCTAGTCACAACATAACCCATTCGAACCCTTATCAAATGTATCTGCATATTCGTAAACAG ATTGATAAGCGTCAAAAGGGGTTATTCCCTGTGAAGCCGAAGCCGCCAAAGGATTTCAACAAATACCTGATGAATCGCTGCACTTACACGCTCCAAAGCAATGTGAATCCTGAGCCTCAGATCGAGATACCAATCAACCTCCCATCTCAGATGGTCAACGAATTTACGACCCAGGAAAAAGAAAG AACTCGACTGCGTATACAACACCTGGTGGAGAAAGAAAAACTTGTGCTGGCTGTCGAACAAGAGATTCTGAGGGTGCACGGGCGCGCCGAGCGTGCCGTTGCGAATCAA GCTCTTCCTTTCTCCGTGTGCACAATGCTGCGTGACAACGAGGTGTACAACGTGTTGGCCCCCGAGCAGGAGGAGAAACGGAACGCGCAACGATCCCGCTGCAACGGCAGACAGATCAACTCCTGGCTGCAGGAAGTCGACGACAAGTGGGAAAAGATTAAA GTCGGCATGCTTCGACGCCAGCACACGGAAGCAGAGACTCTGCACGCAGTCCAGATGATGGGATGGGAGTGGAAGCTCAAGGAACTGGGCATATGCGACTACAAGACAACGCCCAAGATAGACCCGACGCATGTGCCTCAAATTCATGTGTCGAATTTTGATTTGCCCGCTTGA
- the LOC135086844 gene encoding ankyrin repeat domain-containing protein 11 isoform X7: MGKSANSLQDEYFRARWYARRMSTSRSRDSSRIQVLAPMSERQQLALVMQISSREAQPAAPVPPSPPPVKKRSKHHRSERSGSSHHSSRSHGHSKKHGHHGRSHGDSARSSHSSRSRDDSGKKGGNASSHSDSSSKRSNMDGLAQGEHFDSKENSSQDKSSADSRDGKNSGGAQLSSGVVSSTQDESSGSSKKTYGDESQEAEAAEDEVSKRKKRKENDDKEPMAKPAPVARGGPGRVLTGSKPPGPASKTGVSQLGKGSSSQSSSKGSSSSKGLQSQGKGGGKVSTQGTHQGKSSGSKSSGQSSKQDRKSPVASPKPHGKDNTDDGDEPKSETAAPKVPPLKIVIPGGASNSGNRNEQEGDGGSGQRGGGKGRGSVSTLPYVIPCTSADAGQTSDSSDGICEEKRSGEGGKGQDADHSTGGGRSESKLHPRKRKIKASKDSHSRDNSKNDASESSSASHNITHSNPYQMYLHIRKQIDKRQKGLFPVKPKPPKDFNKYLMNRCTYTLQSNVNPEPQIEIPINLPSQMVNEFTTQEKERTRLRIQHLVEKEKLVLAVEQEILRVHGRAERAVANQALPFSVCTMLRDNEVYNVLAPEQEEKRNAQRSRCNGRQINSWLQEVDDKWEKIKVGMLRRQHTEAETLHAVQMMGWEWKLKELGICDYKTTPKIDPTHVPQIHVSNFDLPA, from the exons ATGGGGAAATCTGCCAATTCTTTACAGGATGAATACTTCAGA GCTCGTTGGTATGCCCGGAGGATGTCGACGTCTCGTTCGCGGGACTCATCCCGTATCCAAGTCCTAGCTCCTATGTCCGAGAGACAACAGCTAGCACTCGTGATGCAGATATCATCCCGAGAAGCCCAACCAG CCGCTCCAGTCCCGCCCAGCCCCCCTCCAGTGAAGAAACGTTCCAAACATCATCGTAGTGAGCGGTCTGGGTCATCACATCACTCATCAAGAAGTCATGGTCACAGTAAGAAACACGGACATCATGGGCGCTCTCATGGAG ATAGCGCGAGATCATCACATTCAAGTCGATCAAGGGATGACAGTGGCAAGAAAGGTGGCAATGCAAGTTCACACAGTGACAGCTCAAGCAAACGCAGCAACATGGACGGCCTAGCCCAGGGCGAACACTTCGATAGTAAGGAGAATTCTTCACAGGACAAGAGTAGTGCTGACAGTAGAGATGGTAAAAATTCGG GAGGAGCCCAACTTAGTAGTGGAGTTGTGTCCTCTACTCAAGATGAGTCCAGTGGGTCTTCTAAGAAAACGTACGGCGACGAGAGTCAAGAGGCGGAAGCAGCGGAAGATGAGGTCTCCAAGAGGAAGAAGAGGAAAGAAAACGACGACAAGGAACCCATGGCAAAGCCGGCTCCGGTAGCTCGAGGCGGCCCTGGACG GGTTCTCACCGGCTCCAAACCACCGGGCCCGGCGAGCAAAACCGGCGTGTCACAGCTAGGCAAGGGCAGCTCTTCGCAAAGCTCGAGCAAGGGCAGCTCCAGCTCCAAAGGTCTGCAATCCCAGGGCAAAGGCGGCGGCAAGGTCAGCACACAGGGCACTCATCAG GGTAAATCCTCTGGGTCGAAGAGCTCGGGACAGTCGAGCAAGCAAGACAGGAAGAGCCCCGTGGCGAGCCCGAAGCCGCACGGGAAAGACAACACGGACGACGGGGACGAGCCGAAGAGCGAGACCGCCGCGCCCAAGGTGCCGCCGCTCAAGATCGTCATCCCGGGAGGGGCCAGTAACTCAGGAAACAGGAATGAGCAAGAAGGTGATG GGGGTTCCggccagcgcggcggcggcaAGGGGCGCGGGAGCGTGTCCACCCTGCCCTACGTCATCCCTTGCACCAGCGCCGACGCCGGCCAGACCTCCGACAGCTCCGATGGAATCTGCGAGGAAAAGCGCTCGGGCGAAGGCGGAAAG GGGCAGGATGCAGACCACTCGACGGGCGGCGGGAGATCTGAGTCAA AACTACACCCGAGGAAGAGGAAGATCAAAGCCTCTAAGGACAGCCACTCGCGGGACAATTCGAAGAACGACGCGTCCGAGAGCAGCTCTGCTAGTCACAACATAACCCATTCGAACCCTTATCAAATGTATCTGCATATTCGTAAACAG ATTGATAAGCGTCAAAAGGGGTTATTCCCTGTGAAGCCGAAGCCGCCAAAGGATTTCAACAAATACCTGATGAATCGCTGCACTTACACGCTCCAAAGCAATGTGAATCCTGAGCCTCAGATCGAGATACCAATCAACCTCCCATCTCAGATGGTCAACGAATTTACGACCCAGGAAAAAGAAAG AACTCGACTGCGTATACAACACCTGGTGGAGAAAGAAAAACTTGTGCTGGCTGTCGAACAAGAGATTCTGAGGGTGCACGGGCGCGCCGAGCGTGCCGTTGCGAATCAA GCTCTTCCTTTCTCCGTGTGCACAATGCTGCGTGACAACGAGGTGTACAACGTGTTGGCCCCCGAGCAGGAGGAGAAACGGAACGCGCAACGATCCCGCTGCAACGGCAGACAGATCAACTCCTGGCTGCAGGAAGTCGACGACAAGTGGGAAAAGATTAAA GTCGGCATGCTTCGACGCCAGCACACGGAAGCAGAGACTCTGCACGCAGTCCAGATGATGGGATGGGAGTGGAAGCTCAAGGAACTGGGCATATGCGACTACAAGACAACGCCCAAGATAGACCCGACGCATGTGCCTCAAATTCATGTGTCGAATTTTGATTTGCCCGCTTGA